The DNA segment GGGTGAGTGACTTATTTTACCTATCCCTACCGTATAATATCCTTGCTGTCTAAGTAACGCAATAAAAGATTCGGGTATATTCTGGCTTTTTGGTTTAAGTTCAAAAGCCTCATTGGAAAGATCATTTACTGAACGGGGCCTTAAACCTGTAAGTATACTGGCCCTTGAAGCCCCACAGGTAGGTACTGTTACAAATTGTTGCTTAAAAAGAACCGATTGTGCAGCCAAGGCATCTATATGGGGAGATTTTATAATGCGGTTACCATAACAGCCCAGATCGGGACGAAGGTCGTCAACAAAAATAAAAAGCACGTTATAAGGTTTTGCGGTAGGTGCCGGAACATATTTATGACTGCTAAATAAAATAAGGACAGAAAGGGTAAAAAATAATACTGTAGCTCTTTTCATGCTGGAAAATTTGGTTAGTGTTTGCTATATTAGAGTATTTTTTTAAGCAGTACACACATTTATTAAATATATTATTTTTTGTGCCAAACTTCCAAGCAACTGCTTATCTGGTAAGTTTATGTTTCTTTTGAATTAATAATCCGTTTTACCTGCCTTTGTTGTCAGTCCACAGTGAACCCACAGTCAGCCCACAGTGAGCCCACGTTTTTCCAGTAAAAACGTGGGCTTACCATAGGTTAACTGTAAATTAATACTGGCCACAGCTACGCTTCAAATAAAGAGGAGGCCAGACACGGTATAAATGGTGTGGCCTCCTTTAAAGGAAGGGATAAAATGTATGTCTGTATTATTTAGTAGGCCAGATTGGGTTTTGGATTATTTTAGGGTTTAAAACAATCTGGTCATAAGGTATGGGCTGTAGATACATATAATCTTCAAATACCCTTTTTAAATTGTTCTGAACAATAATTACACCAAAGGTATCATTTGTCAGGTAATGTTGCGTACCGTTCACTACAAAATAAACTACACCTTTTACCGGATTGGCCGGCGCTGTTTTTACAAAGGATACATCGTTTACCCCATCTTCATTTAAATCGTACAGGGTATTCAGCGCCGGAACATACAGACCATCATAAGGTTTTAGCAACAATGAGCCAAGCTTCCAGCGCATCAGGTCGTCATACCTGAAACCTTCCATCGAAAGCTCGATGCCACGTTCTCTGCGGATTTCCAACAGATTTGCATCTGATATGTTTGTAAAATAATTGGTTTTCAGGTAATTATCGGCCGTGGTCGGCATTGCAGTATTTGTAATTCCTGCCCTTTCCCTTAGTACTTTAATGGTTGAGTTCCAATCGGTAACCGTAAAAGTGCCCAGTTCTGCCTTTGCCTCAGCAAAATTCAGCAACACTTCCGCGTAGCGGATGATGGGTAGTGAATTGCTGTTCTCGGCCTTACCATCGGTAGTTTTAGCATCCAGGGTAAACTTATAGGGCATATAACCCGTATAGGTATAAGTGAAATCGGGTGGTGCAGCGGCCCCTTCCCTTTTGTAATCGCCCATTCTAATGGTTTGCTGCAACCTCAGGTCCCTGCCTTTTACCTCATTCCAGAATGGTATGGCATTGTAACCGGTCTGATCGGTAAAACGGCTGCCATCGGCCTTTAAAAAGGTATTGATAAAGGATTTTGTAAAGCTCAGTCTTCTGCCGTAAGTAGCACTTGTCCAGTACCAGTTGGCATCATTAAG comes from the Pedobacter heparinus DSM 2366 genome and includes:
- a CDS encoding RagB/SusD family nutrient uptake outer membrane protein is translated as MKRIIFIATIVLLAGCKKSFELYPPDKLAPANAFKTEKDLQLYANSFYNALPTGNDIVRADGTSDFLAGSTVPAYIAGSYNAVQAPAATWSFTSLRNINYFLEHFGQASIPDEAKNHFEGLARFFRAWFYFDKVKQFGDVPWYDKTMDVSDPDIYKPRDPRDFVMKKVLADLDFAAANIRAAKDASSSQINKWVALAFKSRVCLYEGTFRKYHTEYSFTDASFWLEQSADAASKVMLGNQYQINKEATLNMSYRNLFINELPKTNEVMLAAVNSLTLRVLNDANWYWTSATYGRRLSFTKSFINTFLKADGSRFTDQTGYNAIPFWNEVKGRDLRLQQTIRMGDYKREGAAAPPDFTYTYTGYMPYKFTLDAKTTDGKAENSNSLPIIRYAEVLLNFAEAKAELGTFTVTDWNSTIKVLRERAGITNTAMPTTADNYLKTNYFTNISDANLLEIRRERGIELSMEGFRYDDLMRWKLGSLLLKPYDGLYVPALNTLYDLNEDGVNDVSFVKTAPANPVKGVVYFVVNGTQHYLTNDTFGVIIVQNNLKRVFEDYMYLQPIPYDQIVLNPKIIQNPIWPTK